A stretch of the Negativicoccus succinicivorans genome encodes the following:
- a CDS encoding AzlC family ABC transporter permease produces MNKHFRRSLAKGVPIAIGYMPIAIAYGVLSSVYGMPAWFVLASSAIVYAGSAQFMAANLMITGTGVWEIILTTLVVNSRNLLLAAGLAHNLEAGATKSERLAVGSLTTDELFSVALLENIRCCLRSMSSGSVCRDISLG; encoded by the coding sequence ATGAATAAGCATTTTCGCCGCAGCTTGGCAAAAGGAGTGCCGATTGCTATCGGCTATATGCCGATCGCGATCGCGTACGGTGTCTTATCCTCCGTGTACGGCATGCCCGCGTGGTTCGTACTGGCGTCATCCGCGATCGTCTACGCCGGTTCCGCGCAGTTTATGGCGGCGAACTTGATGATTACCGGCACGGGCGTGTGGGAAATTATTTTAACCACGCTGGTAGTGAATTCCCGCAACCTGCTTTTGGCGGCGGGGCTCGCGCATAATTTGGAAGCGGGGGCGACGAAGTCAGAGCGTTTGGCGGTCGGTTCGTTGACGACCGATGAATTATTTTCCGTCGCGCTACTGGAAAATATCAGGTGTTGCCTCCGGAGTATGTCATCGGGATCGGTCTGTCGGGATATCTCTCTTGGGTAG
- the panD gene encoding aspartate 1-decarboxylase: MTISMLQGKIHRATVTQAELDYVGSITVDSALLEAAGIQEYQEVQIVDVNNGQRFGTYTIAGEAGSGVICLNGAAARCVSVGDKVIIMAYADLTPEEASKHRPTVVFVEEDNRIHRVTDYEQHGRLSDQA, encoded by the coding sequence ATGACGATTTCCATGTTACAGGGAAAAATCCACCGGGCCACCGTAACCCAGGCGGAATTGGATTATGTAGGAAGCATTACGGTAGACAGCGCATTATTAGAAGCCGCCGGTATTCAAGAATACCAGGAAGTGCAGATCGTGGACGTGAATAACGGCCAACGCTTCGGCACCTATACCATCGCCGGTGAAGCCGGCAGCGGCGTGATTTGCTTAAACGGCGCAGCCGCCCGCTGCGTCAGCGTCGGAGATAAAGTGATTATCATGGCGTACGCCGATCTCACACCCGAAGAGGCGTCAAAGCACCGACCGACCGTCGTATTTGTAGAGGAAGACAACCGTATTCATCGCGTAACCGATTATGAACAGCACGGCAGGTTAAGCGACCAGGCATAG
- a CDS encoding cob(I)yrinic acid a,c-diamide adenosyltransferase produces MKRGYIQVYTGDGKGKTTAAIGLAIRAVGAGLKVWLLQFMKSEYYSEQKILDGISPLLYRESLGKPYFIAPEGTLTEETKKALTDVVVFPPGNPPAEYVEACRNGVEIAARTLAKGEYDVVILDEINVALHFGLVTREDCEALIAAKPAGTELVFTGRKAPQWLVDRADLVTEMRNVKHYYDAGVANRRGIED; encoded by the coding sequence ATGAAACGAGGCTATATCCAAGTCTATACGGGAGACGGGAAAGGCAAAACCACGGCCGCGATCGGACTTGCGATTCGCGCCGTCGGCGCCGGTCTGAAAGTCTGGTTGCTGCAGTTTATGAAATCAGAATATTACAGCGAGCAGAAAATTTTGGACGGAATTTCACCGCTTCTCTACCGGGAGTCGCTGGGGAAGCCGTATTTCATCGCGCCGGAAGGAACGCTCACCGAAGAAACTAAAAAAGCGCTCACCGATGTCGTGGTGTTTCCGCCGGGAAATCCGCCCGCCGAATACGTCGAAGCGTGTCGCAACGGTGTGGAGATCGCCGCGCGAACGCTGGCGAAAGGCGAGTACGATGTCGTGATCTTGGATGAAATCAATGTCGCGTTGCATTTCGGTTTGGTCACGCGGGAGGATTGTGAAGCGTTAATCGCCGCCAAGCCCGCCGGCACCGAACTTGTTTTCACCGGTCGCAAAGCGCCGCAATGGTTAGTTGACCGCGCGGATCTCGTGACCGAAATGCGCAACGTGAAACATTATTATGACGCCGGTGTCGCGAATCGTCGCGGCATTGAAGACTGA
- a CDS encoding AzlD domain-containing protein, protein MVNQSDAFYILLLIGMWLVTLVPRIAPPFFWRADKVPPKLSFALALIPFAVLGVLIVPGVFVSMEETPLLATTVALLVAIGLAFYRANLVLIVLASILVHYGLSVLIAAPAT, encoded by the coding sequence ATGGTAAATCAAAGCGATGCCTTTTATATTCTTTTGCTGATCGGCATGTGGCTCGTTACTTTGGTGCCACGCATTGCGCCGCCGTTCTTTTGGCGAGCGGATAAAGTGCCGCCAAAACTTTCCTTTGCGCTCGCCTTGATTCCCTTTGCGGTGTTGGGTGTGTTGATCGTGCCCGGCGTATTTGTCAGCATGGAGGAGACGCCGTTGCTCGCCACGACGGTGGCGTTACTGGTCGCGATCGGGCTCGCGTTTTACCGTGCGAATTTAGTGCTCATCGTGCTCGCGAGTATTTTGGTGCATTACGGTCTGAGCGTACTCATCGCCGCGCCGGCCACATAA
- a CDS encoding APC family permease, with protein sequence MRKFTFSSFSQLLLGRPLKSTELSHEQLPKWKALPIFSSDALSSIGYGPEQIALILVLPGLILYDYFPWIIAAIVALLFIITISYAQVIKVYPKGGGSYAIAKEYLGEYPALLAAASLCADYVLTVAVSVSSGTAALISAWPELAPYQISIDLFAVFAILMLINLRGLREASNAFVWPTYAFLVTALLLAGSGLYQIFALDRPPVILPQATTTITPAVLYFLLLRAFANGCSSMTGVEAIANGSGAFREPAAKNAKETIAMMAIILATLLLSTGFLIVHFGLLPSADRTLLSLLAETVWGRGTGYFIFQLLTTVILYLAANTAYNGLPPLMSILAQDGYLPRYLAHRGSRLSFANGIVLLSLCAGGLIVAFHGDVEHLISLYALGVFLSFMLAQAGLCVHWFRQQPRPHGRLLLNGFGALVTATVVSIILVTKFIHGAWIILIFLPILMRIFKAIHTHYEKVQEALTLSSKELTEILAQPVNDHHVLLPVARPTRAVARALRYARAITDDAHIHALHIAIDAEAGERLRQKWQRLLPAISMAVVPSPYRDFSEPLLDYIKEFRDRHPDASITILIPEFEVGMGWERLLHNQQGLQLRWQLLNRFDVIVTTVPLLLTDPHDKKGK encoded by the coding sequence ATGCGCAAATTTACATTTTCTTCATTTTCTCAATTGCTTTTAGGGCGTCCGCTCAAGAGCACGGAGCTCAGTCACGAGCAGCTGCCGAAGTGGAAAGCGTTGCCGATTTTTTCGTCCGACGCTCTTTCCTCCATCGGTTACGGTCCGGAACAAATCGCGCTCATTTTGGTATTGCCGGGACTGATTTTATATGACTATTTTCCGTGGATTATCGCGGCGATCGTGGCATTGCTTTTCATCATTACGATTTCCTACGCGCAGGTCATCAAAGTATATCCCAAAGGCGGCGGCTCGTATGCGATCGCCAAAGAATATCTCGGTGAATATCCGGCGCTGCTCGCGGCGGCGAGTTTATGCGCGGACTACGTGTTGACGGTCGCGGTATCGGTATCGTCCGGTACGGCGGCGCTGATTTCCGCGTGGCCGGAGCTTGCGCCGTACCAAATTTCCATTGATCTTTTCGCAGTGTTTGCGATATTGATGCTGATCAATTTGCGCGGTTTGCGCGAAGCGTCCAACGCCTTTGTGTGGCCGACGTATGCTTTTTTGGTCACCGCGCTGCTGCTCGCCGGATCGGGTCTCTACCAAATTTTTGCGCTCGATCGACCGCCGGTCATTTTGCCGCAAGCGACGACTACGATCACGCCGGCCGTTCTTTACTTTTTACTGTTGCGGGCCTTCGCCAACGGTTGTTCTTCGATGACCGGCGTGGAAGCGATCGCGAACGGCTCGGGCGCGTTTCGGGAACCAGCGGCAAAGAATGCAAAAGAAACGATTGCCATGATGGCGATTATTTTGGCGACGCTGCTGCTCTCCACGGGTTTTCTCATCGTGCATTTCGGTTTGCTGCCGAGCGCGGACCGCACCTTGCTCTCGCTTTTGGCGGAGACCGTGTGGGGACGCGGAACGGGTTATTTCATCTTCCAACTGCTGACCACGGTAATTTTATATTTAGCCGCCAACACCGCGTACAACGGTTTACCGCCTCTGATGTCCATTTTGGCGCAGGACGGTTACCTGCCGCGCTACCTCGCGCACCGCGGTTCGCGTCTTTCCTTTGCCAACGGCATCGTTTTACTGTCGCTTTGCGCCGGCGGACTGATCGTCGCGTTCCACGGCGATGTGGAACATTTGATCTCGCTGTACGCATTGGGCGTATTTCTTTCCTTCATGCTGGCCCAAGCGGGTCTTTGCGTGCATTGGTTCCGCCAACAGCCGCGCCCGCACGGACGACTCTTGCTGAACGGTTTCGGCGCGCTGGTCACGGCGACCGTCGTGAGCATTATTTTAGTCACCAAATTCATTCACGGCGCCTGGATCATTTTAATCTTCCTGCCGATTTTAATGCGCATATTTAAGGCGATTCATACACACTACGAAAAGGTACAGGAAGCGCTGACGCTTTCCTCGAAAGAACTGACGGAAATTCTGGCGCAGCCGGTCAACGACCATCATGTGCTGTTGCCCGTCGCAAGACCCACGCGCGCCGTCGCGCGAGCCTTGCGTTACGCCCGCGCCATTACCGACGATGCGCACATTCACGCGCTTCATATCGCCATTGACGCGGAGGCCGGCGAACGCCTCCGCCAAAAATGGCAACGACTTTTGCCCGCTATTTCGATGGCGGTAGTTCCGTCACCGTATCGGGATTTCTCCGAGCCGCTGTTGGATTACATTAAAGAATTTCGCGACCGCCACCCCGACGCGTCGATTACGATATTAATTCCGGAATTTGAGGTCGGTATGGGTTGGGAACGCCTGCTGCATAATCAGCAGGGTTTACAGCTGCGCTGGCAGCTTTTAAATCGATTTGACGTGATCGTGACAACCGTCCCGCTGTTATTGACGGATCCTCATGATAAAAAAGGTAAATAA
- a CDS encoding OmpH family outer membrane protein — MKQKMIALALTGVFACGTMLTAAAAGIGYVNQQVLMQAHPRMMKAQLTLKTETQKQQQKFDKEVVKLKDDNAKRDLYMKLQRELSQKEQELMGPIMRDVQKAIEKTRQEKGLDAILDRDAVVAGGQDVTVDVQKKF; from the coding sequence ATGAAACAAAAAATGATAGCGCTCGCGCTTACCGGAGTGTTTGCATGCGGCACGATGTTGACCGCGGCGGCCGCGGGTATCGGCTACGTCAATCAGCAAGTTTTGATGCAGGCGCATCCGCGCATGATGAAAGCCCAGTTGACGCTGAAAACGGAAACGCAAAAACAGCAGCAGAAGTTTGATAAAGAAGTCGTCAAACTGAAAGACGATAATGCGAAACGCGATCTCTACATGAAATTGCAGAGAGAATTATCGCAAAAAGAACAGGAACTGATGGGACCGATCATGCGGGATGTTCAAAAAGCGATCGAAAAAACCCGTCAGGAAAAAGGCTTGGACGCCATTTTGGATCGTGACGCGGTAGTGGCCGGCGGCCAAGACGTGACCGTGGACGTGCAGAAAAAATTTTAA
- the panC gene encoding pantoate--beta-alanine ligase, with protein MQICTTVAEVRALVDAWHKEGKTVGLVPTMGFLHEGHESLIQKAVAENDCVVVSDFVNPTQFGPQEDLEAYPRDFAQDQARCEKNGAAAIFHPTPEEMYHDPAAYVNIEGLSSTLCGKSRPIHFRGVCTVVSKLFNIVRPERAYFGEKDAQQLAIIRKMVTDLNFPVTIVGCPIVREADGLAKSSRNTYLSAAERRAALCLSQAVKKGQQTIAPKMAAADVLRPMREILENEPFARVDYLEMVDAQTMQPVDRVDRAVLVAMAVYIGKTRLIDNFSFDPAGAR; from the coding sequence ATGCAAATTTGTACTACCGTTGCCGAGGTGCGCGCATTAGTCGACGCTTGGCACAAAGAAGGAAAAACCGTCGGTCTCGTGCCGACGATGGGCTTTCTGCATGAAGGCCATGAAAGCTTGATTCAAAAAGCGGTCGCGGAAAATGACTGCGTAGTCGTTTCCGACTTTGTCAATCCGACGCAGTTCGGACCGCAGGAAGATTTGGAAGCGTATCCGCGCGATTTCGCGCAGGATCAAGCGCGCTGTGAAAAAAACGGCGCCGCGGCGATTTTTCATCCGACGCCGGAAGAGATGTACCACGATCCGGCGGCGTACGTCAATATCGAGGGATTGTCGTCGACATTGTGCGGTAAGTCGCGCCCGATTCATTTTCGCGGCGTGTGCACGGTCGTCAGCAAATTATTTAATATTGTCCGGCCGGAGCGGGCGTACTTTGGTGAGAAAGACGCCCAGCAATTAGCGATTATTCGCAAGATGGTCACGGACTTGAATTTTCCAGTGACGATTGTCGGTTGCCCGATCGTGCGCGAAGCGGACGGTTTGGCGAAATCGTCCCGCAACACGTATTTGAGCGCGGCGGAACGTCGCGCCGCATTGTGTCTGTCGCAAGCGGTGAAAAAAGGACAGCAAACGATCGCGCCGAAGATGGCGGCGGCCGATGTGTTGCGGCCGATGCGCGAGATTTTGGAAAACGAACCGTTCGCCCGCGTGGATTACTTGGAAATGGTGGACGCGCAAACCATGCAGCCCGTAGATCGCGTTGACAGGGCTGTTTTGGTCGCGATGGCCGTGTACATCGGCAAAACGCGTCTCATTGATAATTTCTCGTTCGATCCAGCAGGTGCGCGATGA
- a CDS encoding GerW family sporulation protein, translating to METKKTNEPTVTYTSDKMEALFQSFKHMISVETVVGEAVHIGDTTLVPFVDVAFGFGTGGAGTKGDGAGGGGKMTPTAILVIKGDRVELFSVKDGNKSGAFEKLLNMVPEIIDKMRKDKFIYIKEDEELHP from the coding sequence ATGGAAACGAAGAAAACGAACGAACCGACGGTAACCTATACGAGTGACAAAATGGAGGCGCTGTTCCAGAGCTTCAAACACATGATTTCGGTGGAAACCGTCGTTGGCGAAGCGGTACATATCGGAGACACCACGCTCGTGCCTTTTGTCGACGTGGCATTCGGTTTCGGTACCGGCGGCGCGGGAACGAAAGGCGACGGCGCGGGCGGCGGCGGCAAAATGACACCGACCGCGATTTTGGTCATCAAGGGCGACCGCGTGGAACTCTTCTCCGTGAAAGACGGCAACAAGAGCGGCGCATTTGAAAAATTGCTCAACATGGTGCCGGAAATTATTGACAAAATGCGCAAAGACAAATTTATTTACATTAAGGAAGACGAAGAACTTCATCCTTGA
- a CDS encoding helix-turn-helix transcriptional regulator has translation MQKGTKATEQGLRVMTSPSEIPAKKLSVLYILTILRRFSDPEHPLSQQQILTHLKEDYGMVLDRKAVKRNLVNLLEAGYPLGYKPWQRKSASREQVENVYGSWYYEHEFAPVELTTLIDGLLFSHLPARQVEDMIQKLLRLQSRYYTNPTLGVHNIPNENWLNWQQESPANEQMLYSLEVLNEAIEARQPVMFHYLQYGPDKQQRPRIRRHRKRPHRYRVSPYAVVATNGRFYLIGNTEGHDDISHYRVDRMQDVRIEKNREVRPLREVTQSGDDELHLPKHLAEHVNMFAGPAVPCLFRCDREILDAVMDDFGTSCTISEVTDKTVVVGVTVNATALFHWSLQFGPAVKVLAPESLVRDLQRTAIAMANAYRREEPLYFDRVEMR, from the coding sequence ATGCAAAAAGGAACGAAAGCAACCGAACAGGGGTTGCGCGTGATGACGTCGCCGTCCGAGATTCCGGCGAAGAAGCTGAGCGTATTATACATCTTGACGATATTGCGCCGCTTTTCCGACCCCGAACATCCGCTGTCGCAGCAGCAGATTCTGACGCACCTGAAAGAAGACTATGGAATGGTGTTGGATCGTAAAGCCGTCAAACGCAACCTGGTCAATCTCTTGGAAGCGGGCTATCCGCTCGGTTACAAACCGTGGCAACGCAAGAGTGCGAGCCGCGAACAAGTGGAAAATGTCTACGGTTCGTGGTATTACGAGCATGAATTCGCGCCGGTGGAACTGACCACGCTCATTGACGGTCTGTTGTTTTCGCATTTACCGGCCCGGCAGGTCGAGGACATGATCCAAAAACTGCTGCGGTTGCAAAGTCGGTATTATACGAATCCCACGTTGGGAGTCCACAACATTCCGAATGAAAACTGGCTCAACTGGCAACAGGAAAGTCCCGCCAACGAGCAGATGCTGTATTCGTTGGAAGTTTTGAATGAGGCGATCGAAGCGCGGCAACCGGTCATGTTCCATTACCTGCAATACGGTCCGGACAAGCAGCAGCGGCCGCGCATTCGTCGGCATCGCAAACGTCCGCATCGCTACCGGGTGAGCCCGTACGCGGTAGTCGCGACGAACGGTCGTTTCTACCTGATCGGTAATACCGAAGGGCATGATGATATTTCGCATTACCGCGTCGATCGGATGCAGGATGTGCGAATCGAAAAAAACCGTGAGGTTCGTCCGTTGCGCGAAGTGACGCAGTCGGGCGATGACGAATTGCATTTACCGAAGCATCTGGCGGAGCATGTCAACATGTTCGCCGGACCGGCGGTACCGTGTTTATTCCGATGTGATCGCGAGATCTTGGACGCCGTCATGGACGATTTCGGAACCTCCTGCACGATCAGCGAAGTTACGGACAAAACCGTGGTCGTCGGAGTCACCGTGAACGCTACTGCGCTCTTCCACTGGTCGTTGCAATTCGGTCCGGCCGTGAAAGTGCTGGCGCCGGAATCGCTGGTGCGGGACCTGCAACGAACGGCTATCGCGATGGCGAACGCGTATCGCCGCGAAGAACCGTTATATTTTGATCGTGTCGAGATGAGGTGA